TCTACTTCATTCAGCAACCAGTTTCCCAAGTGCATAAAGCATTTTTTAAAACCAACAACCAGTCTCCCCATGCTCGACAACCATATTCCGCAAGAAAAGCCCTGCTCAAATAAACAAAAGATTTATCAACCACATGAACAGTCACTTATGAAAGTTACTGAACGGATGAACAAATGCATTACCATTCAGGTGACATTATATGTAAAAGTAACCGCTCACAATTATGTACAAGTAAGAAACTGATATTAGAAATTGCAGGTCCTAAGTCTATTAACAAACGCTTTAATAGGGTTTCACACCAAAATTGTCCACTTGAAGCTTAGCTCACTTGTCTAATCTTTAAATAACAAAAAATGGACTAACAAAAATGTGGACATCCATGTTGTGTCTTACAACAGATGTCAGTACAAAACTAAAACCTACAAAGATTAATATACCTCCAGTTACTAGTAAGAAACAGCCAGTGTATGCCCCCAGCTCTTATTTTACCAATTTCTTTTACTAAATTAAGGAAATTTAATACTAGGGCACTAATTTTACGTTTTCCTTTGTCCTTAAAGGATAAAAATCGTGATACCAAATTGAGCAAGCTAACACTATCTATAAACATTAATATACCTCCATTACAATTTACAAGGAGTAAAAAACAGCCATTCTCTGCCCCCACTAATTTTGCAATTTTCTTttactaaattaaaaaaaattctaacAATCCAAGGCACTTCTCTTACATTTTCCTTTGTCCTTTACAGATATTGATCATGATCCCAAAATTGAGCAAGCAAACTACCATCTAGGTATTACATCATTGTCCCCCTGAAGAGAAACAGTCGCTTGCAGGTTTGTTGCGTTTTCTATTCAAAACTCACATGTTATAATCACAAACCCACACATATGTAAATGTGTGTGCAAGCAACTTGGTTGCCTTGAGCAATCCTAAAAGTTTAAAATTCCAATAGAAGAAAAGGCTAGAGTTTCAAATTCAACTATGTTCTCATTCAATTTACACCTGTTCCCCCAAGAGTGTCAACGGTTGACATATTCTTTTTATCCaacaaaaaaaagaagaaaacaAGAAAGAAAATCCAGACCTCCATAGTACCGCTTGATACACTCATTGCTTATTTCTGGACGAGATCAACtctttataaatttattaaaaagGAAATATGAAAAATGCTTTCACAATGTACTGAAAAGGGCCAATATTTTCTAAAAAGTCGCATTTTGCGCATTGAACCTTATTTTTGTGTTTTCTGGCTTTTTCTGAAAAACTGGACAAAACTTGAATTTCAGATTCTATATCAACTACGTTAAAGACAGTATCAGTTTCTTTGTAAAGACCTGGAAATCAGCTAGAGAATGAAAACTAGATAGCCTACCAAAATAACAATGCTAACAAGAAATCCACTAAAATAAAAATggttattaaataaataaaaagtaTCTCCGACAAACTTAACATGTATGCGAGGTTTTTCCAGTGTAGAGCATATAATCCCAAACATTGAAATTGCATGTCAGTTCTAGAATTGCAATCCCAGAAACTCCAATTGCAGGCTTTTAGAGGAATATATGCTACACACCCACTGGAGAAAATGTATAGTagtattattaaaaaatttaagtCCCAACTCTTCAccaataaaatttatatatccaAGGTCCgttaaatatataaatttaataCAGAAATAAATTCTATTACAAGCAAGCACGGCTCTACCCTCTAGTCTGTTGAGGATCCAAGAGACAATTGTCATGAAGTTTCAGAAACTTCATAAATAAAAAGATtgattttgttttaaaaaaacaACCTCTACACTCTAGTCTGTGAGTGAAATCAGTTGTTTAGTTTCTTGGTTGTTGCTTTTTTATGAATCTAagaattatatttatattatattcaCAAACCCgcgtataagtatatatttgagCAAATTCAAAAATGGGAGGCATTTATACTCTCACAAATGCACACAGTAATTCCTAAAATTCTATCAATATTcaaagtgagaaacatttgaaaaaataatataacaggagaaaataatgataaaatagatGGGTTGGAAGATAGGATTACCTGTAATCAGTAGGGCTTGATTCTAACAAACACAATCATAATCTTTTCAACTGGCAGGGCGATAGACGTACGTACACTTGTTTGGAAAATTTTGGTATCCTTATCACTCAAGGAGGCTTCAAATGTGATATTGTAAGCCCGACTACCACAATTATATTTCATTGCCCTGAGCACTTTGACATTGCCAAATTTTGTATCCTGTATGTAAATGTAGTGTAAAAGTTTAAAATAGGAACAATAACAATTGCAGCTAGTTTACTGGGGAAGGAGGATTggttataaaaaaaataaacacaCTAATGAAGACAAAGAATTAGAGCTAAACCTCCTTCATATTTTAGAAGCAAAGAGCCAACTGAGAGATGCGACGTAGTTTAGTCAAACTGTAGGCAGGAAGAGGCTTGTTTTCTATGTCATAATATTTACATATCCAAGTACCAGGAATCCCTGCCCGCTCCATCAGTGGGTAGTATCCAACCTCAAAACCCTACAGCAATCATAAACATACAGAAAAAAACACTAGTCAGTCATGAAAATCAATATAACACATTCAACTATAAAACAATAACAGTAAAGCCATAACAAGATATGATAAAGAAAATGTACCCCACTGTTTCCCACATCGGTTTTGAAACATTTAATCTCTTTAATCAATTCAGGGTCTCCATTGTACAAACAGGTGCGTCGATGCATGTTTTTGCGTTGAGGTGAAGGACGGTAAGTAGGACCCCTTTCAGGGCTTTTGTCCAGGGACTTCCCTTTAGAAATTACCTTTGAAAATGCAGGGTTAAGTTGAGAGACCTCTCGGTCGCTTCCGTAGTCAAAATCAGTGAGGTGATCAGTAGGAAAGTCAAGGAAATTTCCTAGTGTTAGGCGGTCATTCCCCACATATGCAAATACTATCAGTATGCTTTGGCGAACCCTTAAAAGTATTGGTATTTTGAAGGTTTGAGTAGTCTTATCATCCGGCAGGTAGGCTTTGAAAATGATATGCAAGTTATGTGTCTGAGTCTTCTCAGCATCAATATTCATTTCACATAAGCTGACAAGATTCAAGTACTCGTGCAATTCATACTGTGTATATCAATTTTGTGTAAAAAAATTAGAACATTTTATTTATAACAATGACAATAGCTATTAGAAGTTTGCACGTATTACAAGCTAAAAAAGATAAGAGACAAAAAATATACCTTCCTGGTGTAGAAGCAATCAAGAGCGCACTCGCAGAGGAAACGGCATGGGTTAGGGTCCTGCAGGGGTTAgacattattattattattacatatATGTTTGTCTGTGTAGAGGAGAGAGGgggggagagggagagggagggattgagagagagagggagaggagGGAGGGAGGGGGAGAGGAGGGAGGGAGGGGGAGAGGGGGGGagaagagggagagagagagagggagagagagagagagagggagagagagggagagagagggagagagagagagagagagagggagagagagagagggagagagggagagagggagagagggagagagagagagagagcttaCAATGGTGAGTTTATTAGAGACATCTATTTCGCAAAGTTTGTTGCTGAACGATTCAACTTTATCATCATCTGATCTACCATCAAGTTTCGTTAAATCTCCGGTAATCGCCTCCATACCCTAATTTCTAATGTTTTGGCTTTTGGGTGAGTTTGAAGAAGAGAGggagatttgaaaataaagtgCTTCTTGGGCCGAGACCCCAACGCAATTTAACTGGACGTCATTCTGATTCTGAAGCAGTGTTTTAAAAAGGGGTTTATATCAAATTGCCCACGGAAATCGTTAAAATGTATCAAGTAAGTACTTCATCTCCGCGACGACTCATTTAGACCACTAAAATACTAGTATATATCATTTCgttagtttttttaaaaaaaattaacgaAAAATGTTAACTTTAAAAATTTGTAGTCGTATATTTTTGTTAAATTACCAGACACATACAATTGAGATAAATAACGAGAGTCCTAATTGAAAGGACATATTCTTTTCATCTCTCTGTTGAATTTTACTCAAATTAATACTGCAATTGCAGATCACCCGATTTTTATTTTACTCGTGAAGATAACGATTATTTTAGGACCAATTAAACAGATATACAGATTAGAGAGAGACACTCAAGTTTTCTAATAAACGATAATAATCAAAGAAATACACGGCAAACACAACACTTCtgttaaaaaaatttaaaaaatttaacgAAATGATATATACTAGTATTTTAGTGGATTAAATGAGTCGCCGTGGAGATTGAGTAGCTACTTGATACATTTTAACGAGTTCGGTGGGCAATTTGATATAAAACCCGTTTTAAAAATCAATAATTCTCGATTAATCCTctatgatcaacagatttaataatttattaaaaactactatatatatttaaatataaataattataaaatttatgatACAGTAAAATTTctatataaatttttaaatttataaattaactcataaaattattatatatcatgAATGCATGAATTTAAAAGATACATCATAACCTTCTCTTCTTTTACTATATATTATTTGGCAATTAAGGGTAAAAAGAGTCATTTTAATGACTGTGAAATCACAATTTTACCCTTTTAtgttcaaaaattatagaaatgcATCAAGGGTAGAGCCATTTTAATGGATATGAAATCACAATTTTACACTTTTATGTTGAAAAATTATAGAAATGCCATTCTTATAtaatttttgttaaaaataataagaGGAGTTGGTGCTGAGAATCGAACATCTTACCTTCCGCTCACACATTTCATAGCACTACCACTATAATATGTAATTTTTGAGTGAAAATTAAACTTATTAATAGATAAGTTACATTCTCTCCTGTTAtcaaaattctatttttattattttaacttttGAGTGAATAAAATGTTGGTTTATATATCATTTACGTGACTTCGCTTTTTTAGTTTTTTTAGTTTTATTCTAAACTTTCAAAAATGCCACCACTTTGTTATTTTAGCAAAAAATATATTGAAATTGTGTTGGTATCAAGCATCGAACCCGTGACTATATTTTATCTTAGAATCATGGTGTTATAAtgaattttgattttattttaaaaattttattaaaaaattatattttttccttaattttaacTTTTGAGTAAATAGAATGATAGTTTGCACAATTATATAACTGTAATTTAAATTTTGTACTtagacacacacacatatatatgtatattatcttgtaattattatgatatatatattaaataaaattaaatacttttttataattttttaggatttcttttcaaaaaatcataattcCGTTTAATTCAGGTTggtgtgacgactgagaattttgcgacgtaattaagtcaataaagtatgccttatatgatgtgattataattatgtgactaagtgctgattaattgtcttttctgtatattagaaattaggagcgtaaataaattttccaatttaaagagtcagcttaggagttaagctgtgtcgtcgggccgtcaggtagaacggaacccgtcctaataaggagttaaagaatataaaatgtgaattatgtgtgattgaatgaaatgaaagtgtgaataaagtatttcgtcctcgGTGATGTGTCGATCgataaagataatgagaagcgtaattgaaacgctgagcgtcgggccgtcaggctgaacatgacccgatacgcgtaaaaagggataaagattaaagaagaataaattatatgatcagacctgagtcgttatgtgattgtaTATATGTGATTGCTTGTCTGTGTGTATGACTATGTGCTTTGTGAAATTTTTATGAACTTAAAggaattaattgatttaaataaaggtttattgaacctgcgcgcatttatataaaattatatgagtaagataaaaatatgagaattgttttgttatcttcgtaaTAGTCCTAgtgactttttaaaaatgatgaatggatttatttgatggtccttgcattttaatttattttttatgtggaaaatgttaatattaaggcgagcttgcgaaaatcatataaaatcaaccgtacgctcaaaatcttattacgagtaatggttggaaagatAATTTTGAGATCTACGTTTTAAAATCGTCAATCGCTATAATTTCCAACTTTCTGAGAGATATATATTTAATTTTCCACCAATAATCTATGGGggtaaaaagagaaaggaaaatcaCTTTATAAAAGGGGATTAGTAATGTACTAAATTACCCTTGATCTTGAGTGTCTATAAACTCATTCCcccccctttttcttttcttttttcccGAGCACctcaatctctcttctctctttctttctcactctctctcggctactctctctctctctcggctcttcTTCTTCTCTCTTGGTAAACTACTTGTTTCTTTGATAACTTTCACCaatccttctcaaaatctcttgttaaACACATATAAGTGGTTATTGGAGTGTGCATGTGTGGATATCTTGTTGCATGCAagctcgatgtgtgtgtgtgtgttcatgcTTGATGCGTGTGTACGTATGTATATATGGTTTAATATGTGCTTAATGAGGTGATTTTATGATTGAAAAACGATTTTCAAAGCCAAGTGAGTCTTGTATGTGCCTTGTGTGTGCATATATCGGAGGGTTCAAGGATGGAAACCCCGAAATGGGGCACCACCGAGAAACCACCGCCACCtgtgatgaactccggtgaactgGTGGTGAGCAGTGATGTTAaaaaaactgagctctagtatctttaaatcaaatatttatgtttgcatgtggtattttgataaaaaggccgaatggttttgTAGATTACAAGTTGATAAATTGATTCTTGTTGGTTGAAATATTTATTTAGTTTGATGTTAAGAGATTAGTAGGATAAAAGATGCAAAAGTTTAGCAGTTGAgtttgcatgtgtgttttcttgaggAAAGGCCGAATGACCCTTACTATTTTTAGAAAATCATGTTGATTTTGTTAAAATGAATGAGTTGTTGATTTGATGtttgattatgggttgatttgtgatttaagggttaagaaaatcatttgcatgtgttatttttttgaaaaaaacccgaatgggatcatggttttaaaagatcaaaaatgatttttagtaatCATCATGACTTGTTAATGTTCATTCTTGGAAATTAGTAAAGATTGGATGATAAAATCTCTTAATGTTTGCATGTACCAAAAAGGGCTATGTTCTTTTGTGATTTAAGTATGTtaactaagattctatgataaTTGGACTTGTACATTTGCTTGGATGCAAAATTTGGGAATGCATGGTGAAGGTTTTGGTTCGACCTTGTGTTAATAAAAAGAAGAATTGATTTTTGTGACTTGATTTTGGTATAATTAAGGTTTAACTCAAAAGTAAtaagattgcatgttgatttaagAGAGGAATTGTTAATGTATGTTTTGGTTTGATTGTGATTgtggttaaggccgaataggccaaagaaattcaaagtcaaaaatctgatttttggtaaatgatagaatgattgagtgtttatgtgtgaaaacctttgaattttgcttgttggattgtgtttttggttcgaattatggaTAAAGAGAAAGGGAATTGAGTTAATTGGGGTTAAAAGCTATGCGTAATAGCTGTGCATGTCATTGTGTGTTTGTACGTgttataaatatttgatttggGAAAAAAATCAAGGTTTAGCGAGTATATGTAAAGTGATATAAGGCTATGAGTAAagaatgtgctatgtgcttatgtgtataagctatactcgtatatttgagacaagagtataatcgagctatcataattgagtgatcgttccgggaacgagagttgagaaactgattaagattttggttttgattgtagattcggagcgtgagggcattcagactaagaaaggaaaggatatactaggtggcaaTAGTTCAatcttcaggaaagcaaattcaggcaagtaactctgattacttgtataaatgattataaagagaatgttgttcataccatgtagagtattgaactgtttaattagtgaaaccctgatattgatttgagataccctgcctttgatcttgataaactgttattgataaagcttattgattcaaccctttgataacctgtcctttctgttcaagttgTTTATTAAGCCATGAAGTGTATTGAACCCTATATCACCCTTGCGGgccctgtttaatgataccttatttcctgatcaccctattggtccctaaacagatgttgatccctttttcttaagtaccttgttatccttgatataGAATCCTTAATGATTGTTCCTTgcttatctttgaatcactccctgaactttgtttatcttaaaatttgacttaagaatgagtttcgactcgaaagagtctgaatgatttcatattcttggtaatgataaaatggatgttagaaaacctatttatttttccaactcaaggttttccaaacgaattcctgatggattggattgggacgtaagaggctagtgggactagtccagtcatggtaagaggctagcggggctagttcaacttaaggctgaaattatgccgattggtaccttaaagaccggatggaggtcggtacgggctgatcacccgtattataatgaaatggaaagataaagtgatccaatcaagggttataaatgattatttaaaagggaactgaaactttctgttcagtaaattgattcttgaaaatgaaaatggtttatgttgttttgaaaagagttgattatgttaatgtgaagcttaaagctcgagaaccccgatttttaaatctgttgatcatatgattgattccatataatgaaatactgttgctttcctctttttgaaagatgtattctgatcctttaatgatttgtgatgaatgtcggctttcgtcatacgttgagccttgttccttaaaagctccatattgttccttcaaaacctttccttaacccaaaagctggaaatctgccacctagaacaaataaagtagaatgccctgagtttggtaaagaaTACTGTAAATatgatatcgtagaactgctttatagttacttgctgagttttatactcatatgttttattttaaatctaaccatggcagttaaacaagaagatggccaggcttaggcgcactgctcgtaagagcgtacctggtgggccctatcgtgttgagggcttccggttgtcAGAGTAGGTAGTGGTatttctgtggcgccctccaaacccgggtcagaagtttggggtccacacacacaccttatttataacctgcttataataataataaagataataataatatgcagtgaccctacttacgactaccatggatcgcaacaggttaaagtatgcatacaagccaaacacactaatatattacataccgatcaaatcccatctattcaaactcgaaactgagtattaaacattattacaaacttttataaactcaaattattcaaaagaagcctgctagcttaactcgatcaaccataacccctagctctcgtgctggactggagatcctcgctaccaattggttcctttttaactggaaagaatataaacaacatcgcacaaatgagctaactagctcagcaagtcacaatgacaaaactgagaataataatcatcaggtgaatatggttatgaaatcaagtgaacaatggattatggtttagaattggatattatacttttattttaaaaaccaaggttaggctgctgatcaatcatgcactaaccccgagcaatgcacacaacattgctctaactactggatccaaggcacacattggcctaatttgaccattatatggtctgaccacgaatctggtccacaattttataaaaacaatccaattaaaacataataacagaataagcaataatagaaataaacagaatcattaacaacattggatgctccataatgaaatggtttcaggatTCATGAGAATCAATATGGCAGCTTCAAGGCTTagttgttgggtaatgaaagaattgaataacaaaggaatcagtgtttcaaggaTTTTGAttttcaaagcataggatgcaatggtttgagtgtgtgagtaattcgattcagtgttcggaatttaatttgtatgtatttgtggagtagtatcgtatatttgaggttcatatttgggtatgcaataatcaatggcttagaaagaataaggttcatggctcaagattAAAACTGGAATTaaggtttaggtttctgtgcttcaaagcacttgcaagatcaacaaaactatcaagtactataatatctcgagaaagttcagaacacttgcctggtattagcttactatcctgcactcgcttccaatctcaatcGTCTTACTTCTCAattacctgtttccctttcctacgtcttgcctcttctactcacatatcataagcatctatcaataataaactcatacgattctattcaacacatacttctatctacccttcgtttcacccaaatccgattaatggattgaaggttacacaataatcaagtaaacaccgaatatatagaccgatagttaatcagcaagtcacgtataacacataatacatcacgtaatcaatgatatatcatttata
This genomic interval from Apium graveolens cultivar Ventura chromosome 8, ASM990537v1, whole genome shotgun sequence contains the following:
- the LOC141678591 gene encoding uncharacterized protein LOC141678591; protein product: MEAITGDLTKLDGRSDDDKVESFSNKLCEIDVSNKLTIDPNPCRFLCECALDCFYTRKYELHEYLNLVSLCEMNIDAEKTQTHNLHIIFKAYLPDDKTTQTFKIPILLRVRQSILIVFAYVGNDRLTLGNFLDFPTDHLTDFDYGSDREVSQLNPAFSKVISKGKSLDKSPERGPTYRPSPQRKNMHRRTCLYNGDPELIKEIKCFKTDVGNSGGFEVGYYPLMERAGIPGTWICKYYDIENKPLPAYSLTKLRRISQLALCF